From the Prochlorococcus sp. MIT 1223 genome, the window TTGATGATTCATTGAATATCCGTGCAATGACAAAACTAGTTATACAAGTAATTAAAATAGGTTTTAATATAAGAAGATCCTTAGTCAAAGCAAAAGCTAGAAACATTGCTGTTATAGGTGTTCTTGAACAAGCAGATATAAATCCGCCCATTCCAGCAAAGACATAGGTGCTAGGTATATGCCCAGTAAATAGTTCGATTGAATTCCCACAAGCTAGGCCAATTGATCCTCCTAGAATTAACATTGGATAAAACAAACCACCAGGTGCGCCTGAAGCTGCAGCTATTCCTGTACTAATAAACAAAACAATAAATGTGCCTAATGCCATTGATATTGTTGCTTCACCTTCGGCAATTAAATTTTGCAGTCCTCCTAAGTGGTGAAAATCTTCAGGAAGGAAAGAGAATATCCCACCAAGGACAATTCCACTCAAGACCATTCTTAAAACAAGTTTATTCCCAAACCAAATATGTCCTTGTTTTTTCATTATGAGGAGGTAACGGCAATATATTTCTGCTAGTACACCAATTATTATTCCTAATATGATTAAGTAGCCTAGATCGATAGGAAGGAAGTCTACAGAGGGCGAATACTCTCGCTGCAATTGAAAACCTAAAACATTATCAAAACCTCCAGCTTTAGGGTCTAGACCAATACTTTGCAATACATCCGCCCAGGTATCAGCCCAAAAAGTTGTGACTACTACTAATAGGAGAACTATAGGCTTGGCCGAATTTAATAATTCTTCTATCGCGTAAATGAACCCTCCTATTGGGGCACTGAAAATTGCTGCGATTCCTGCCCCGCCACCAGCGGCGACAATTACGCGTCTAAATGCTACAGGAGCTTTCAACCATTGAGCCATTTGCCATGCGACAGAGCCACCCATTTGAACTGAGGGACCTTCTGGTCCTAATGGAAAACCACTTCCTATCGCAACAATTCCTGCAAATAATTTCACTAGACCAACTTTTAATCCCATAGGTACAGGCTTATGTCGCAAAAAAGCAATTATTTGACTAACGCCGGAACCGCTTGCAGCAGGAGCAATCTTAGCTATTAAGAGTCCAGAGATAAGACCTCCCATTCCGCCAAGAGTTGGCAGAATAAACCAGACAGGGAATTTCTCAAGAAGGTTTAATCTCCAATCATCTAAGGCATGAACGCCTGTTTTAAAAAGAACTCCAGTTAATGCTGCACCTAGACCGGTAAGTGCTAAAGCACAAATAACTACAAACCATCGTTGTTGTAATAATCTACGAATACTCCGATTAGATATCTCAGCCATCATCTAATTAACTTTCAAGAACTTGACTTTTGATTTTTCCTTGGGAATTATCTATGTGCCCTTCATTTTCAAATCCGGGAATCTCATTGAAATTTAAGTATCTATATACTTCATTTGAAATGGGTTCGATTCTTTTTGCTGCAATCGACTGATATTCATTAGGCGTTGGAATATATCCAAGTAAAGCACATACTGCTGCTAATTCTGCACTACCTAAATATACTTGTGCTCCTTTACCTAGTCGATTATTGAAATTACGAGTACTAGTTGAAAATACTGTTGTATTATCGTCTACCCTAGCTTGGTTACCCATGCATAAGGAGCAGCCTGGCATTTCCATTCGGCTTCCGGCATTTTCGAAAATTTTATAATAGCCTTCTTGTTTTAATACTTCTTCGTCCATTCTAGTAGGTGGACAAATCCATAATCTTGCTTTCGCTTTACCTGCTCCTTCTAGTATTTTTGCGGCTGCACGATAATGTCCAATATTCGTCATACAAGACCCAATAAATACTTCATCAACAGAATCACCAGCAACTTCACTTAGTAGTTTGACGTTATCAGGATCATTAGGACAGGCAAGAACTGGCTCTATTAATTCATCGAGATTAATCTCTATTTTTTCTGAGTACACAGCATCTTTATCAGCTTTTATTAATTGTGGATTAGCCAACCATTCTTCCATTGACTTAATTCGTCTATTAATTGTTTTGTGATCTTCATAGCCTCTACTAATCATATTTTTTAATAAGGAGACATTACTTCTTAAATACTCTCTAACTGTTTCTTCTGAAAGTTGAATAGTACATCCTGAACATGATCTTTCTGCGCTTGCATCAGTTAATTCGAATGCTTGTTCAAGCTTTAGATTAGGTAGTCCTTCTATTTCCATTATTTTTCCATTAAATACATTTATTTTGTTTGCTTTTTCTACTGTTAAAAGTCCTTTCTGGATAGCTGTCCATGGTATTGCGTTGACTACATCTCGTAGGGTGATTCCTGGTTTTAGAGAGCCTTTGAAACTGACTAAAACTGATTCAGGCATATCCAGAGGCATTGCACCTATTGCTGCTGCAAAGGCTACTAATCCCGAGCCTGCAGGAAAAGAAATACCTAATGGAAATCTTGTATGACTATCTCCACCAGTTCCCACGGTATCTGGCAGTAGCATTCTATTTAGCCAACTATGAATTATTCCATCTCCTGGACGAAGTGCAACGCCACCTCTTTCAGAGAAGAAATCAGGTAACTCTTTTTGCGTTTTTATATCAACAGGTTTTGGATATGCGGCAGTATGACAAAAGCTTTGCATTACTAAGTCTGCGGAGAAACCTAGACAAGCTAGTTCTTTCATTTCGTCTCTAGTCATTGGCCCTGTTGTATCTTGACTGCCTACTGTGGTCATGACTGGTTCACAATTTGTTCCAGGTAAAACACCACTCAAGCTACAAGCTTTTCCCACTATTTTTTGAGCTTGAGTGTAACCGTGAGAAGGTTTTGTAGGCTGGCTTGGTCTAGTGAAAATATCAAGAGGATTTAGACCTAATCGTGTTCGTATTTTGTCTGTTAATGCTCTTCCAATCATTAATGGAATACGTCCACCTGCTCGAACTTCATCACTGATTGTGCTCGGTTTTAAATTAAATTTTGTTATTGAATTGTTATTGCTGGAATTATTTCTAATTACTCCTTCATTTGGTTGAATTGTGATGATATCTCCGTTTTTCAAGCTAGTAACATCACATTCGATTGGTAATGAACCTGCATCTTCAGCAGTATTAAAAAATATTGGAGCAATTTTTCCACCTAAAATTACTCCTCCTGATCGTTTGTTTGGTATGTAAGGTATATTTTTTCCTATATGCCAGAGTACTGAATTAATTGCTGATTTCCTTGAACTACCTGTTCCAATAACATCTCCTACATATGCAATTGGATATCCTTTTTTCTTTAAATCTTTAATTTGTTCTAATGCGTCAGGAATTCTATTCTCAAGCATTGCCAGAGCATGTAAAGGAATATCTGGACGTGTCGTAGCATGAGTGGCTGGAGATAGATCGTCAGTATTAGTTTCCCCATCAACTTTGAATACAGTTACAGTAATTTCATTTGGTAATGCTGGTTTTGATGTAAACCATTCTGCTTTTGCCCAACTTTGAATGACTTTCTTTGCAAAAATATTAGTTTGAGCTAACTCTATTATTTCATTTACTGTGTCATAAACTAAAAGAATGTGACTCAAATT encodes:
- the acnB gene encoding bifunctional aconitate hydratase 2/2-methylisocitrate dehydratase — encoded protein: MLTNYLKSASEREKLGIPALPLTAEQVQELTFLLEQAPDKNNLDFLLNLLKNRIPPGVDKAAYVKASWLSAVAQGSTKTENVTPLEAIDLLGTMVGGYNVSALVEILENKNEKLANCAANNLSHILLVYDTVNEIIELAQTNIFAKKVIQSWAKAEWFTSKPALPNEITVTVFKVDGETNTDDLSPATHATTRPDIPLHALAMLENRIPDALEQIKDLKKKGYPIAYVGDVIGTGSSRKSAINSVLWHIGKNIPYIPNKRSGGVILGGKIAPIFFNTAEDAGSLPIECDVTSLKNGDIITIQPNEGVIRNNSSNNNSITKFNLKPSTISDEVRAGGRIPLMIGRALTDKIRTRLGLNPLDIFTRPSQPTKPSHGYTQAQKIVGKACSLSGVLPGTNCEPVMTTVGSQDTTGPMTRDEMKELACLGFSADLVMQSFCHTAAYPKPVDIKTQKELPDFFSERGGVALRPGDGIIHSWLNRMLLPDTVGTGGDSHTRFPLGISFPAGSGLVAFAAAIGAMPLDMPESVLVSFKGSLKPGITLRDVVNAIPWTAIQKGLLTVEKANKINVFNGKIMEIEGLPNLKLEQAFELTDASAERSCSGCTIQLSEETVREYLRSNVSLLKNMISRGYEDHKTINRRIKSMEEWLANPQLIKADKDAVYSEKIEINLDELIEPVLACPNDPDNVKLLSEVAGDSVDEVFIGSCMTNIGHYRAAAKILEGAGKAKARLWICPPTRMDEEVLKQEGYYKIFENAGSRMEMPGCSLCMGNQARVDDNTTVFSTSTRNFNNRLGKGAQVYLGSAELAAVCALLGYIPTPNEYQSIAAKRIEPISNEVYRYLNFNEIPGFENEGHIDNSQGKIKSQVLES
- a CDS encoding ClC family H(+)/Cl(-) exchange transporter, which gives rise to MAEISNRSIRRLLQQRWFVVICALALTGLGAALTGVLFKTGVHALDDWRLNLLEKFPVWFILPTLGGMGGLISGLLIAKIAPAASGSGVSQIIAFLRHKPVPMGLKVGLVKLFAGIVAIGSGFPLGPEGPSVQMGGSVAWQMAQWLKAPVAFRRVIVAAGGGAGIAAIFSAPIGGFIYAIEELLNSAKPIVLLLVVVTTFWADTWADVLQSIGLDPKAGGFDNVLGFQLQREYSPSVDFLPIDLGYLIILGIIIGVLAEIYCRYLLIMKKQGHIWFGNKLVLRMVLSGIVLGGIFSFLPEDFHHLGGLQNLIAEGEATISMALGTFIVLFISTGIAAASGAPGGLFYPMLILGGSIGLACGNSIELFTGHIPSTYVFAGMGGFISACSRTPITAMFLAFALTKDLLILKPILITCITSFVIARIFNESSIYERQIRMELDQKIEYK